The following proteins come from a genomic window of Malus domestica chromosome 02, GDT2T_hap1:
- the LOC139191334 gene encoding uncharacterized protein: MELKKAILDEVHTSAYAMHPGEVGERILVGPEIMDETTQNVQLSPWRCVVRFGKKGKLSPGYIVPYMITERVGEVAYRLKLPQELSKVHDVFHVSMLRHYISDSSHVIPPQPLEINPDLTYDEEPVTILDWKDKVLRNKIVRLVKVL, from the exons atGGAATTAAAGAAGGCAATTCTTGATGAAGTACATACTTcagcttatgcaatgcatccaggag aggttggcgaaagaaTTTTGGTGGGCCCTGAGATCATGGATGAGACTACgcaaaatgttcag CTATCACCATGGAGATGTGTagtacgatttggaaagaaaggcaagctgAGTCCTGGGTACATTGTACCGTATATGATTACCGagcgagtcggtgaggttgcttacaggcttaaGTTACCTCAAGAGTTATCAAAAGTGcacgatgtttttcatgtttctaTGCTTCGTCATTACATCTCAGATTCTTCTCATGTGATACCTCCTCAACCcttggaaattaatccggatttaacttatgatgaggagcccgtaactattttggattggaaagataaggttctgAGAAATAAGATCGTGCGCTTAGTGAAAGTTTTGTAG
- the LOC103447058 gene encoding copper-transporting ATPase HMA4-like, producing MVHPWRIWSFPENWIPKGMDKFELALQCGISVLVVACPYALGLATPTTVMVATGKGASQGVIIKGGNELEKAHKVKTVVLDKTGTLTVGKPVVVNAVMQCSSPISHAHNNVQVGPEVEKYVSEHENLARTCVLVAIDGMIAGSFAVTDPVKQEAARVISYLFTR from the exons ATGGTTCATCCCTGGAGAATTTGGTCTTTTCCGGAAAACTGGATACCAAAAGGAATGGATAAATTTGAGCTGGCATTACAATGCGGTATCTCAGTATTAGTGGTTGCTTGCCCTTATGCCTTGGGACTAGCAACCCCTACCACAGTAATGGTTGCAACAGGGAAGGGTGCTTCGCAAGGTGTTATTATCAAGGGTGGAAATGAACTCGAAAAGGCTCATAAG GTGAAAACGGTTGTCCTTGATAAAACAGGGACTCTGACAGTTGGGAAACCCGTGGTAGTCAATGCAGTAATGCAGTGCTCTTCTCCAATTTCTCATGCGCATAATAATGTCCAGGTTGGTCCTGAGGTTGAGAAATATGTTTCGGAACACGAGAATCTGGCTCGAACATGTGTGTTGGTTGCCATTGATGGAATGATTGCCGGATCTTTTGCTGTAACTGATCCAGTGAAGCAAGAGGCTGCGCGGGTCATCTCTTATCTCTTCACTCGATGA
- the LOC114823096 gene encoding uncharacterized protein → MAGSSGADLRAPVFNGDSFDFWQIRMKIIFRSHKLWDIVENGVETSAKKNEELTAAESKLLKVNIVRDAKALGIIQGAVSDQIFPRIAIQETANASWNVLKQEFVGDKTVRLFDMISQMRGYGENISNQRIVQKLLISLPRSYDSIASVIENTKDLDIVDVQDVVAILKGYEQRIDRHDEAHIEKAFVSLNITPKQNKYNGNQGFKPQKNWKSKWKKGDNKPINQAGKAAGTSEGAKNPCIH, encoded by the exons ATGGCTGGATCGAGTGGAGCTGATCTTCGTGCGCCGGTATTCAATGGTGATAGCTTTGATTTCTGGCAGATTCGGATGAAGATAATATTCCGATCGCACAAGCTCTGGGATATCGTCGAAAATGGTGTCGAAACTTCtgcgaagaagaatgaggaactcACTGCAGCTGAGAGCAAGCTATTGAAGGTGAATATAGTCAGAGATGCGAAGGCACTTGGAATCATTCAAGGGGCGGTTTCTGATCAGATTTTTCCGAGAATCGCCATCCAAGAGACTGCAAATGCTTCTTGGAATGTGTTGAAACAAGAATTTGTGGGAGATAAAACAG TTAGACTATTTGATATGATTAGTCAAATGAGGGGTTATGGTGAGAATATTAGTAATCAGAGAATTGTCCAAAAATTGCTGATCAGTTTACCTAGATCGTATGATAGTATTGCTTCTGTTATCGAGAATACTAAGGATCTAGACATTGTTGATGTTCAAGATGTTGTAGCTATTCTAAAAGGGTATGAACAAAGAATTGATAGGCATGATGAGGCTCACATTGAGAAGGCTTTTGTTAGTCTCAATATTACTCCAAAGCAAAATAAGTACAATGGAAATCAGGGGTTCAAACCACAAAAGAATTGGAAGTCAAAGTGGAAGAAAGGAGATAACAAACCTATAAATCAAGCTGGAAAAGCTGCAGGTACCTCTGAAGGAGCTAAGAATCCTTGCATACATTGA